The Pleurodeles waltl isolate 20211129_DDA chromosome 6, aPleWal1.hap1.20221129, whole genome shotgun sequence genome has a segment encoding these proteins:
- the LOC138299770 gene encoding uncharacterized protein, translated as MSENTCVDELPDGAKKNCELFSVWGITEENACVAKMPDVVLRNNSRCIYVENVSFGSNDDRKVWIPLSAYREMQEKCRKLEHENRNLREQISQDTIIQNKTESYKRAVFEESFFSHSSNEGVKTAPSCTEFPCEPGFLAAKMHSLTDNTDESQNVIYELPLQNAQVKRRILEQDTPSFISLFDFWKKNSPHLREILTLLYMVTVKNNMQLRACDLANEIMQTLGFCAVQEGNTYVHLNHEQGKKIVPLARIIQWIWYLQDRARVPQVKELSMKLCAPFEFVSTEDKKHVCFTNDSLTEMLFSGTGEGMELYNVCQILKQELREMCHFYADFWFFDNVLAPNWFNYLADVNEKNAEREVFTQNSALVGMAMWVHQKCEKATYRSYHVSPLSLSVLRGPPSGVCVWGRGRDRIPNLNLAE; from the exons atgtctgagaatacatgtgttgatgaactgcctgatggtgctaagaaaaactgtgaattgttttctgtttggggaattacagaagaaaatgcatgtgtagctaaaatgcctgatgttgttttgagaaataattcccgttgtatatatgtagaaaacgtgtcttttggaagtaatgatgacagaaaggtctggatacctttatctgcttacagagaaatgcaggagaaatgtaggaagttggaacatgaaaataggaatttacgtgagcaaattagccaggatacaataattcaaaataagactgaaagttataagagggctgtttttgaagaatctttcttttcccattccagtaatgagggggttaagacagctccgagctgcactgagtttccgtgtgagccagggtttttggcagccaaaatgcattccttaactgataacacggacgagagtcagaatgtgatttacgagttaccgttgcaaaatgcacaagtaaaacgaaggattttagagcaagacaccccgagtttcattagcttgtttgatttttggaaaaagaatagccctcatttgagagaaatcctaacacttttgtacatggtcactgtgaaaaataatatgcagctgcgcgcttgtgatttggcaaatgaaataatgcagactttaggtttctgcgcagtgcaagaaggaaatacttatgtacatttaaatcatgaacaaggaaagaaaatagtgcccctagctagaatcatacaatggatctggtacttgcaagacagggctagagtaccacaggtaaaagaattatcaatgaaattgtgtgcaccatttgaattcgtgtctactgaagataaaaagcatgtttgttttactaatgattcattgactgaaatgttgttttctggcacaggagaaggaatggagttgtataatgtgtgtcagattttaaagcaagagctacgtgagatgtgtcatttttatgctgatttttggttctttgataatgttttagcacctaactggttcaattaccttgcagatgttaatgagaaaaatgcagagagagaagtgttcacccagaattctgccttagtggggatggctatgtgggtgcaccagaaatgtgaaaaagccacttacag atcctaccacgtttcgccactgtccctgagtgtgctgcgtggtcccccttccggtgtgtgcgtgtggggtcggggaagggaccgaatccccaacctgaacctggctgagtaa